TCGGGGGAAACTTCAACGGGGGCTCCAGGGGCGCGCGCGCCTCCAGGGCACGCGCGTGGACGTGGTCGAGGGGGGGCGAGGCGAGGACCTACGCGGTCGCGTTGGCCGTGGTGCCGCTCGGCACCGCGTACATCTCGACGTCGACGAGATCGGCGATGCGGGCGCCGTCGCTGCCGGCGAGCGTGATGTCACACACCACCCGCTCGGGGGTCTGGCTGCGCACGAGCAGCGCGCACTGGATGGGGCCGGCGGCGGCGTGGCCCGCGTACCCGAGCTTGCCGATGCGGAGCGGC
This genomic window from Myxococcales bacterium contains:
- a CDS encoding polyketide synthase dehydratase domain-containing protein gives rise to the protein HDFQVIRSVDGLSPRGARATLSGTSDVGWPTEAWETDPAAVDGALQLAILCGLGSLGQTLPLRIGKLGYAGHAAAGPIQCALLVRSQTPERVVCDITLAGSDGARIADLVDVEMYAVPSGTTANATA